From Aegilops tauschii subsp. strangulata cultivar AL8/78 chromosome 5, Aet v6.0, whole genome shotgun sequence:
GCAAAAAGAATTTTCAAGGAGTGAAAATCCAGGGTTTGAAAAATACGATGAAGGTGAAATATGTCGGTATCCACGTAGTTAGGTTAAGATCATTTTGTTTTTCCTCGAGAGGAAGGGAAAAATAATAGCTCTTATCTCATCCGAGAGGCAACAACACAATTTGTGAAATACTTTATAATTTTGTAAGACTAAACTTGTCCCTCCCATGAAAACGATGCAACTTCGTTCAGCTGGTACATGTTTCCTTCAGGTAGAGTGTGAACTGCTCGCAATAGCATCGGACAGGATGAAGCAAGTCATCGGGAACTGTCCCAGTCATGGAATGTACGACTGGTTAGCCTTTCAAACCTTCTACATTGATTTAAATTGCATATCCAAGAATATGCTCTATATGCATGCAAGCGGTGCATTAATTGGACCATGATTTTCAGAAGCTAAGAAAATGATAGACTATTTGACATAAAACCATGAACAGTGAATGTGGAGAGATTGTCCTCGACAACGAAAGGTAAATAATTATCAGAAGCCATACGCTAAACATGTAGGTAATCCCATTGGCTACAACAATGGAAATAGAAATGGCAATCACCAAAGCCTAGATTAGACATTAAAAATCTGGCACTACTCAAACTGAGAAAAATAATTCCTTTTTTGAACTAATTAGAACTCATGACTCATGGTCAAGTCAAATGGCCAGGAAAATTGGTTGCACATCTCAGTTGAAGAACTTGCAGGAAATGAGTCGTAATATCAAAGTCCAAATCAGTAAAATCGCTGAGATTCAGGCCCTATTTGTTTCAGCTTCGATTTCTGCCAAATCAACCATCGATTTGCTTAACTAGCAATCAGCTTTGCCACTGAATTACACCAGGACATCCTTCAGGAAAATACACTGAAAATGGCCTAAATTGGATTCGGGCTTCACTATCAAAGTTAATTCAAAATAGTTGTTTGCTTCAAATTCCAAAGATGAATCTGGTCCCAAAAGTTGAAACAAATAGGGCCTCAGACTTTCGCTCTAGCCAAGTTTGCTAGGAAGCCTAAGCCGAAACCGGTGGAGTCACTGAAGATACTGAATGCAAACAAAGATCTCTCTGGGTAAGAATTGGAGTACAAAGAGTCACCAACCTTCGGATACTCTGCTAAGATTTTGTTAGCAAGATGATTCTGTAGCAGCCAATAATAAAAATCCAAGAAGACGAGGATACCAAGATTTCATAAAGAGAGTTACCATGGATGTCAGATACGAGTACTGCTCCCATCACTGAACTAACTcaagttttttcttttttttctcaaCAAGCATATTAAATAACTAGTCCTTTGATACAACGCTAGAGGCAAATTTATTAAAAATTGAAAGGGGAGTACAAGCCAGAATTGGTAAAGTAAGCCCCACATAAATTCGAGAATCACTATCACAAACATAAGGATCCATGCTGAATAAGGTATACCGATCATAAAGATCACAATATTCTTAGATCACACTGAATAATATGTCCTCTCATCTTCAGAATCAAGAGCATGGTCATTGTCGGAGCTCTCATAATATTACTAGTCGCGGCACTCGTCATCCCACTTGAGCGTTGTGATCTTGATCCTAGTGAATTCCGCCCGCAAGGCATGCTCATCATTGGAGCCAATCAAGAAACAATACTGCAAGCCAAGAACTTCCAGGACAGGGCAGCTCTCAAGGACAGCGGTCAATTTTCTCACGATGAGATCAATGTTTTCAAGTTCAAGGGAATGCAGCTCCAGCAGAGGTGACTCTTTTATAACATTGGCGAGTTGTTTGCTGAAGACCCCGAAGCATGATACAAGCCGAAGGGTAGTCAGTGAGGGTGACATGCAAACATTAATATTAGGGCAATCTTTCATATGACTGGATGTGGGGATGATGGTGTGAAGTGGAATTTATGGTCCTGCTATATTAGCAATATTTAGACCCCCCCCCCTCTTTTTATTCACTTTATTACTTCTATTCTAAGCCCTGTCTGGTTTATTCTTATGAAATACCATATAAAATAGAAGGTATAATAAATGGATATAAGGAAATTCCTGACTCAATCTTATGACCTAATTATTTGATTAATGGATCAGTAACCAAACCACCCATTTAATGAAAATGAAGGAGTGTAGTCTTATTCAAATTCAAGGTCCTTCATAGTAAGCGCTATAGCATTGTTTTCAATACTCAGTGGCTTGGTCAAACCAAGCTTCCCCAATTTTTTAATCAACTTGTAGAATGGTATATTCTCCTAGGTCTGAATAGGTAGTTCCTTCCCTTATAACCATACTTAGTGTCTCCTACCTCATACAATTCTAAAATCGTTACATTAGTTTCCCCTATCGTAATTGAATTTGATTAATGAACTTCTAGAGATCCTGGTGAATGAATCATAGCATGATGGACATCTGAATTTGCCTATTGATAATTAGCATACTATGAGATATCCTATTATCCAATATGTAGATTGATACACTTATTATCATGCCTGCACAACAAGAGCAACTATCACGTCTAATGAATGTTCTAAAGATTTTCCCAGAATTTACTGGTTTGAAAGTCAACTAGAACAAGTCCTCATTGGTCCCAATTAATATATCTGATGAAAGAGCTATGTTTGTGGCTAACATTCTTGGTTGTAAAAAAGAAGTTATGCCTTTCATCTATCTTCAACTCCCTATGGGTTCTACTAGGCCTAAAGTGGATGATCTTATGTGTATCATGTCTAGAATTGAGAAAATACTATCCGGGGTTGCTTCAAAGATATCATACTCTGGTACGTTTGTACATCTAAAAGCAGTGATTTCTTCCCTCCCCATCTTTGTCATGTGTTGCATTAGAGTACCTTTAACAATCCTATATACCACTTTCAAAAAGTTGGTAGAAGTTTATTTGGTATGAAAAAGGAATTAATAAGCATGGAAATTGTCTGGTAAAATGGGAAAATGTATGTCCTCCCAAAAAGGTTGGTGGCCTGTGTGTTCTTGATCTCAGAACACAAAACAGAGCTCTGCTCACCAAATTCTTATACAAGTTTTTCAACCAGCATGGTATACCTTGGGTTGAGTTTGATTTGGAATACATATTATAATGATGGTGAGGTGCCTAGCTATCCCACTAGAGTCGGATCTCTTTGGTGGAGAGACTATAGTTCTATATTCGAGGATTTCAAGAACACGAGCATCTATAAACCTGCTTCTAGAAACACAGTCAAACTCTGGCTTGATAAGTGGAATGATGAGACTCTTTAGGAAAGATTCCCACAGTTGTTCTCATATGCCAAAGACATAAACATCCATGTGCCATTGCATACAACTATGTTGTTGATGACTTTTATGATATGTTTCACCTACCAATCTCATCCATTGTTGTCCAACAGAACACAATAATGTGGAACATTTTAAATGGAATGATTAGCAACAATAGCAAAGACACTTGACACTTCTATTGGCATAGCAATAAATATTCCAACAATATAATATATCTAGAACTTATTGGAAATCTACCTGATGCTCCAAAGCCTTTCCAATGGATATGGAAATCATGCAGTCTTCCTAAATGGGATTTTTTCTTTTGGCTACTATTACAGGACAGGTTAAATACCAGAGTCTTCTGATAAGAAATAACTTCCACATTGAAACCAATAATTGTGTTTTGTGTGATGATGAGCCTAATGAGCACCTTATCTCTTCTTCAATTGTGATTTCAGCCAAtgtttttggcttgctctaggtTTTGAATGGAACAGTAACTATGATATTGTAGAGATACTCATGGAAGGGAAAGGGAGATACTCAATTCACTGTTTCAAAGAATGCCTCATTGCTGGCTATTGGAGTATTTGGAAGCACATGAATAGTATTTATTTTGACAACAAGATCAAAATATTGGAAAAATACATATGATGCTTCAAATCTCACTTTGATACAATCATCAAGAAGGCCAAGCTAGCTTAAAGGAATGGATACAATGTCCAAGAAGACTATTTGTGAACCATTTGTAACATTCTATACCTAATGTATAGCCATTTGTACATGTCCCACAAATATTAATGAAAGAGAGTTACAGTAGGGACTCCCTACTGTTCTTGCTAAAAAAACTGAATCTGATTTAGCAAAAACCAATCCAATTTGTTGTCGGGTTAAGCAGAAGATATTAATTACCTAAGTGAATTTTTTTGCTGACACATCTTTAATAAGATAACAAAATTTTGAGCATAATAAATCAAGTAGTAATGGAAGAAAAATACCTTTCCACGATATACTTGATGAGCTCATCAGTGACAAACAGCCTCCCGGCGAACTCCCTGAGCTGTCCGTCGGAACGGTCGACAGCTGCCTTCGCCATCTGACACAGGACACCATCGCCCTTTAGAAGCACAACCTCGTGTTTGTCCATGTCGATAGATCGCCACACCTCCGGCAACTTCGCCGCCATGAGCCAGGAGTGACACACGAGGCCGGCGCCCATCAGGACGTCGACGGCGCCGAGCCTGACGAAGATCAAGGACAACGCATCGAGGGGCAGCAACGACCAGTCCATGGTCGGCGGCGCAACATCGTCCATCGACGATAGATCTGGGAGTGGGGAGTTGGAAACTGAAAACAGTAATTGTCAGAGCGTCTAGTGACCTTTTTAATTGTTGATTGATGAGGAAGACTATCAAGGGGCCTACTTTTTCTTTTTGTTGAGAAAACCAGGGGCGGTCTCTCATGTTCTCGGCCTAACCACGTGCCAACCTCGGGACGGAATAAGGTACACACCTTCCTCTTTGGTGCTTAAGGTAGAAGGCAACTCATATAATTCTTTTTCCCATCGGTTTTGGAACCTTTTAGAAGAGTCCTATGGTTTTGGCCGGTTTCTCTCTGGGGGTTTTTCGGGAAAGTTTTTGTTCTcgttctttctttttatttttctttctcttttctttttgtttttcattttttagtcgttttttcttttccatttttgtttccttttttcttttgtgtacatgaacattttcaaattcAGGATCATTTTTTTAATGTATGAACTTTTTAAATTTTTGGGAATCTTCTTTCAAACCCACAAACATTTTTCAAATCCACACAATGCGTGAACTTTTTAAAATTCAGGAACCTTTTTTCAAAGCTGTGATCATTTTCAAAtctttgaacattttttaaatccaTGAACCCTTTTCAAATCCATGTTTTTCAAAACATTATGCTTTTTCAAATCCGTGGAATTTTTTCATCATTGCGAACTTTTTCTCAAATGCatgaatttttttttcaaatgtgCGGACATTTTTCAAagtcatgaacttttttcaaaattcatAAAAAATATTTTCTAACTTTTATATTAAATATGTGAAATCTAAACCAGGGGAACAGAAAAATCTAGAATAAAAAGCTGGAGTGACCGACCTACCTACGGGCAGATGAACTGCGCGAGAAAACTTGACAAGGTTGACCTTGCAATGCTCTCTAACGGAAATAATCACTATGAGAAGCTAAAAGGCCAGTTAGATTTGATATTTCTCATTGTCTACATGCTATATTTCTTCAACTACAATCCTTTTGCATTTTAGATAAAATATTAGTTCTTTTTTGTGGGGTAAATGTTTGTTCTTTTTGAAGTAACATGTAATTTGTTCCTTCTTAATAATTAATGTTGGGACCTAGCTACTGATAATTCAACCCAGAGCCCGGGCTCGGATGAGCCTGGTGAACAGTACCACGATTTAAAAAGGAAAAAAGTTTTAGAAAATCCaaatttttttgtagtgcaagatTCTCCTGTGCGTGAACTCCGTGCAAAATTTTGTGAAGTTTGGACATTCGAGGAGCTCATGACAAAAAAGATAAAATCAGGCGTGAACAGTGCGATTTTCAAAAGTTTCTCAGACATCCAAAATTTGTCTTTTTTCCATGAGCTCCTTGAACGTCCaaacttcacaaaaatttgcgtGGAGTTCAGGCACAGGTGCATCTTGCACcacaaaaaaattgaaattttttgaactttttttccTCTCAAATCATGGTACTGTTCATGCCCGGGCACCAAATCGCTGCTCTCCCTAGCTACTTTTCATTTTTTTTTTCTAGAGCGGTGTCGTACTGATTTGTGGCTGTTGTTGCAACACTTGGTTGCTTCATGTTTGATCGTCTCAAACCCGGTTTCATATTCTTAAAATACAGTAGGAGTTCCCATCAGAGTTATATGTTATTAATACAAATAACTCAGTTTGTAGTTACATTTATTTAGCATGGGATAGGTAATTTACACATACTCATTGTTCTCCGGTGTTCATCGCCTAATCAAATTTCCTATAAGGAGAATAATTGAATATCTTTTCTTTACAACAAAGTGATACAGTATTAGATGAATCTAGGTGAAATATATGTGCTACTTCATCATGATGCAACTCAAACCTCACAGTGGGTACATGTTGTATGTTTTAGGGTTACATTGTAGCATGACCATGTTTTTTGCCTCCCAGTAAAAAGGTTCTATTATCAAGTGGCATCATTCAGTGTGAATTAAGGTATTTTTCTTCGTCAGACAATTTGCTTGAGTGGAAGTTGTCTTAAGAAAAAAAGTATGATTGGTTGAAACATAGAAAGTTAACTTCTAAAAATTGCCTGAATGTAGTTTGCACAGTATGGTTCTTTTTATTTGAAAGACCCAGCAAATTGTTGGCTTGATTCATATTtagaaagaagcaacgaaagaaTAACATGGTGAGGACCTGAAGATCAAAGAAAAATGGAAAGGAAACGCCAACCCTAATGGCTGCGGTACAACACTACACTCTCTGGTGGATCACCATCCACTCACAACAAGACGTCGCAGCTCTGACTCTAATAAAGAACTACGAAGGAGAACTAGGCAAGTTGGCATCGTAGGAGATCACCGAACATACCACTTGTCGCCTGTCATCATACTCCACTGGGGTCCCCGCCACTGGAACTTCCACATCACAACAACAAACAGCCGAGGCAACCCCACAGACACGCCGAAGAAGAGCCGGCTATCCAAACCAATGCCACATCTCTGACATCGCTCACCCCGCCATCGTTGCCACAGAAGCCTAGCCTCCCACATCGACAGACAACCGAACCCAATACCGTGCATGTCAAATCCATAAAGAAGTACCAAAGGGACCAAGATATTCAAGACCCCCAAAGAGGGGAAACGACACTGaaagcaccgccgccgcccgacacTACAATAGGATCTAGAATTTCGCCCGAAGATCTCGATCTGGGAGTTGAGAATGTACATATCTCCCCACGGTCCCTCCAAGGAGGATAATAGTGCCCACAAGCATCATCGCTGCCAGCCAGCAAGCACTGGCCAAGGCTTTCACCCGGAGcagcacaaccaccactctcacGCAGCCGGCAGAGCCGACAAGGGCCTCCACTAGACCACGCATCCCCAACGCAGTGAGCATGCCAACGCTGCGCAGGGTCTGGCGGGTCTGCCCGCCCCACCGCACGCATCCTCCTCCAGAACGAGCCGAACCCATATCTGGCTTCCGCATGCCTATGGCAGGTATATAGCTTTGTCCAAACGCCTTATCATCTGATCTTGCTCGTTTGTTGCGACCTACAGATCTACCTAGATAACTTCAAAGGATCCAATAAATGCTCGATAAGTGGTGACACAATGCTTTTACAATTTGTGTGAAGCAAGAAGCCTAGAAACGACAAGGTTGCAAACTTCTCAAGAGATAAAGTGAACCTTGAATGGGAACATTTAAAATTTTGCAATCCAAATGAGCATATCTACAAGCATGACACGAGAAACACAACATTACTAGAAATGTCTTTTGAGTTCCGATGGAGGTACTATCAAAGACGCAGTAGTAAGCAAGGTCAAAAAGGCATGTTTGTTTCGGCTTTAGTTGGCTTCAAATCACCTGCAGATTCACTTCATTGAAGTACACATGAACGTGCTTCAAGCAATTGTACTGAAAATGGCCTGAATCTAGATTCAGATTCACTTGCAAAGTTGATTCCAAATAGTCATTTGTTTCAgcttctgatttttttttctaCGGGAATCTGCTGCCTAAAGCTGAAACAAACAGGGCCTAAAGTGTGGTGCCAAATCTCAAATTTAACATCAGGTAGCAGACCTTAAAATGAATTCACCATAAATAAAAAACCTAATCTTGGGGTGacaaaataaaaaggaaaacaaTATGCAACAAAACATGTCTCAATAACAATCTGAGATCGACTAATGTTAGACACGCTTCAAAGATAATAACTTACACGTAACACTGCATGTATTCTCATATACATGAATAATAAGGACCATCTACAGACCAGACTCTCGTGTCACTCCCCCGCAGAGCGCCCTGGGAGCAAACCTAGCCGCCGTACTAGTTACCATCCCACCATTGGCCTCCCTTGCCGCCGCCAGCAGGCACCGTCGGGCAAAGCCCGCACGGCGCGGGCAGCCGTGGGGCGCTCCTTTCTACCTCCGATGGGTTTGAGCGGGGCGGGGCGGCTCGGCCGGTGGAGGCGCGCGGGTGGCATGGTGCCTGCGTCTGGGCGGCGCTGTAGGTGGGCACTACACAGGCGACACATTCGGCACAGACCTGCTGGGTGTGGGCCCTTGAAGGCTACAATGGTTGGGTATGCGCCGGTGGCGCACCAACCGGATCAGGCGAGAAGATGAGGCGTGGGAGCCTCCGGAGTGCGTGTGGTGGGGGTTGGCCTTGATCTGCGTTTTAATGAGGGCGCGGGTGGTGCAATGGGCGGTGTTGTAGGGTGACGGCTTGATGCGCGGCTGCCGGCCAGCGGAGGAGGTTCCACCAGCTCTGCCGCCTAGCGGCCGCATTCGCCCAATGTCATGGGGATGGGCACCTTGCTAGCGCGTGGAGTTGCCAGCACCGGTGGCTGACCACGGATCTGGGTTGCGCAGCAGGTTTGATCTGGACCATTAGGGTGTCTCCGATAGAGCATCTGGTGTTGTGTCGGCAGGCCTCAGCGGTTGCTTGGGGCCATGGTGATGTTGTTGGTTGCGGTGGGGGCTAGGTGTGGAGGTGTTGGCCGTTTCTGACCGTGGTGTGGTGGGGCGCGGCAAGGCGGCTTCTTCTGCGAGGTGTTGTGGTGGCGGCGGAGTGACAAACATGGAGGATGGTGTGCCTCATTCCGGTGGGTAGTGATGCACGTGCGCAATGTTTCAGATGAAAGTCATGCCCATATCTTCGATCGGTGCCAACGACGACCTTGGGTGTTGTttccccttcttgaaggcgtcgctACGATGAGTCGGCACCTTACTCTCTCTCTCACTTGTCTGGTTGTCCCCGAGCAAAAACATAGGTTCGGATCCGGACCGGCGATGGCGACGTCCTTGACATTGTCCCTATGTTGGGAGCATTGTTTTGGAGACATGCGTCCTTTTCTGTGTTTCTTCGGTAGTCGCTGCGGTTCTGGATTGTTCATCAAATGAGTTATGTATATCTTCAGGGCCGTCTCCAGGAATTCAAGACCCAGTGTGAAATGTAAATGAGAACCTCAATTTTGAAATAAATAAATAGCTAAATGTTATTTTATAATATTTAAAAATATAGCAAATATACCAACTATCTTCCCGTaaacaattcaaaaaaatgaGGAATGGAGCATATAGCAATTTTATTTAATTAACTGGAGAACTGGCGAACATGTCCGGCAAATATTGGAAAAGAAAAGCACACCTGATAGCCATGAGGAGTGGTCGGTGATGCACTAAATTAAATCCCCGAATCGATGTGGCCGTAGCTTTGGTACTAAGTCGCTGGCTGTCTTGTTCTTTGCTTGGCGGCGTTGGCCCCTGCTAAGCCCTGATTCGCGCTGATTTCTGGTCTAATTTGTGGAATGAATTCAACCGTTGTGGCTAGACGCCCTGATTTGCGACCGCGCCAACGCCAAGTAGATTCGATCAAGTCCGCCAGTCGGGGGAATCATGAAAGATTAGAAAGGAAGCGAAGAAGACGCAACTGATAGGGAGCAACAAGGCTGATCGGAAGGGTGTTTCGGAGAGGGCTCTTTTTTGGAAGGTGGTTCGGTGTTTGGGAGAGGTTCGTCAACATTGTGGAAACAAAGGAATGACCTAGGCCCAACAAAATCTGGGGCCCCTGAAATTTTGGGGCCCTTTGCGGTCGCACAGCCCCGCACGGGCCCTTGGACGGCTATGTATGTCGTCGCGGGTAAGTCCAAGACGATGACTTTCTCGAGGCTGTCCGAGTCCCGCCAATTACCAGTACACTTTTTTCGACAATCAATGATGGTTGGTGTGTCGGCAAGGAGAGATCGTTTGGAGTTGTTGCTTTCTGGAGGTGACCAGCGTTGGTCGAGACGCGGCTTTGTTGATCAGTTTAGGATAGGTCGTTTAGTAATGAAGTTGTTTTGCGTGCGTTTGAGTTGGATTGGTGTTCACTACTCACCGACATATGGTGGGAGCTTGACTGTGTTCTTCTATTTAACCCTCTGGCTTCTTAAAGTTAAGGCATGCAATTTGAGTGATccaaaaaaaaattagtgtatGTGAAAATTCTAGAATGGGACGGATGTTAAAGTGACCATCATGTGCGTTACAATTAAACGCATGTTTCATTAGAAGTGAAAACCCCCTTGTTAATTGTCATGTGGTTGGCAACCGACACGCCTCTCCCTTCACTTTCGCTAACAACCGGCACTCTCGGGATGTCTTGTAGCAAATCCAATCAATGAGAACAACTATTCTACTACTTGTCAGTTGCCTCTTGCAATTATTATATGGATAGGGCAAACACATTATATCTTTATCTGCCGGATTGTACTACACATATTACAAAATACGCGGCACATGTTGCGTATAAGATGTTCGTCTTTTACATGACAAACTTGACACACTCGCCTTGGTCATCCAGATGTTGGGTTGAAACCGAAACTATCAGCAATTTTATTGATTATGACTAAATGATGCTAAATTCTAACAATATTTGGATTTTATGTGTACTACATGACACAGGGAAGCTGATTTTTAAGACTTGCGCATCTTAGAGTCTATGCTGAACCGCTCAGACTCCTTGAATGCATCAAGTCGAGGTAAATGACTCTTCCCAACCATTGACTAAACTATTCCCAACGGCGTTTCCTAATAAGAATCGGTACATCGCAGCATCAATCCACGTCGAGCGTTATTGGGCTGGGCCATTATGGTTAACAGCGGGTGTGATTTTTTGGGCCCTGTTTTTGTACTGTGTTGGTTTCTATCGGTATTTTGGGGGTTTACCGATTTTCTTTTGTCTTCACCATTTTTTAGGTTTTctctttttctttgttttttcacCGGTTTTCATTGTCTCTTTCATTGTTTTTGTTagttttttcttctcttttttactttgttttccttagtttcttttttggttttactttttttttctttctttcctcggtttccttcttttttctttgtttcttctcGGGTTTCACTGTTTCCGTTCTTTTGCATTTGGTTTGTTTGGTTTTCATTTccattttttggttttctttgttttctcttTTATGTTTTATTGTTTTGATGTTTTATTTGTTTCATTGTTGATTTttatcggtttattttttttcaacaCATGTAAACTTTTTTCTGGTACACAT
This genomic window contains:
- the LOC120965382 gene encoding putative F-box/LRR-repeat protein 23, translated to MDDVAPPTMDWSLLPLDALSLIFVRLGAVDVLMGAGLVCHSWLMAAKLPEVWRSIDMDKHEVVLLKGDGVLCQMAKAAVDRSDGQLREFAGRLFVTDELIKYIVESKQLANVIKESPLLELHSLELENIDLIVRKLTAVLESCPVLEVLGLQYCFLIGSNDEHALRAEFTRIKITTLKWDDECRD